A single Pseudomonas sp. DC1.2 DNA region contains:
- a CDS encoding pseudaminic acid biosynthesis-associated methylase has protein sequence MRELSEQEKFWQGDFGNQYVDRNLGQPLVAANLALFAKALTRAGQIDSLLELGTNAGNNLQALRQLLPQCELYGVEINSSAQAQAQALGIAQVWHGSLFDFPCLRTFDLTLSKGVLIHLAPTLLPAAYAQLYALSQRYILLAEYYNPAPVEVSYRGNNGKLFKRDFAGEMLDRYPDLQLVDYGFGYHRDPQFPVDDITWFLLEKRR, from the coding sequence ATGCGTGAACTGAGTGAGCAGGAAAAATTCTGGCAGGGCGATTTCGGTAATCAGTACGTCGACCGTAACCTTGGGCAGCCGCTGGTGGCGGCCAACCTGGCGTTGTTTGCCAAGGCGCTGACGCGAGCAGGGCAGATTGACAGCTTGCTGGAACTGGGGACCAATGCCGGCAACAATTTGCAGGCACTGCGTCAACTATTGCCGCAGTGCGAATTGTATGGCGTAGAAATCAATAGCAGCGCACAGGCCCAGGCCCAGGCGCTGGGGATTGCCCAGGTCTGGCACGGTTCGCTGTTTGATTTTCCTTGTCTGCGAACCTTTGATTTGACCCTGAGCAAGGGGGTGCTGATTCATCTGGCGCCGACGTTGTTGCCCGCCGCCTACGCGCAGCTTTATGCGTTGAGCCAGCGCTATATTCTGCTGGCCGAGTATTACAACCCGGCGCCGGTCGAGGTGTCGTATCGCGGTAACAACGGCAAGCTGTTCAAGCGCGATTTTGCCGGTGAAATGCTTGACCGCTATCCCGACCTGCAACTGGTGGATTATGGTTTTGGTTATCACCGCGACCCGCAATTCCCGGTGGACGACATCACCTGGTTTCTTCTGGAAAAACGCCGTTGA
- the pseI gene encoding pseudaminic acid synthase produces MTSFKIGRHTIGADAPPFIIAEMSGNHNQSLDVALQIVEAAAKAGAHALKLQTYTAETMTLDLDEGEFFIKDPNSLWAGSSLYALYEKAHTPWEWHAPIFARAKELGLLAFSTPFDDSAVDFLESLDVPAYKIASFENTDLPLIRRVAATGKPLIISTGMASVAELDDTVRAAREAGCKDLVLLKCTSTYPATPANSNVRTIPHLRQLFGCEVGLSDHSMGVGVSVAAVALGATVVEKHFTLDRAAGGVDASFSLEPAELASLVIETERAWQAMGQVHYGVTEAERKSLVYRRSLYVTLDMAAGEPFTLANLRAIRPGLGLAPKHAENLLGRHARHAIKRGTPLDWSLVE; encoded by the coding sequence ATGACTAGCTTCAAAATTGGCCGCCACACGATCGGTGCCGATGCGCCGCCGTTTATCATTGCCGAGATGAGCGGCAACCATAACCAGTCCCTGGACGTGGCGTTGCAAATCGTCGAAGCCGCGGCCAAGGCCGGCGCTCATGCGTTGAAACTGCAAACCTACACCGCCGAGACCATGACGCTGGACCTCGATGAGGGCGAGTTTTTTATCAAAGACCCCAATAGCCTGTGGGCAGGGTCGTCGCTGTATGCGCTGTATGAAAAGGCCCATACACCTTGGGAATGGCATGCGCCGATTTTTGCACGGGCCAAAGAGCTGGGCTTACTCGCGTTCTCAACGCCTTTTGATGACAGCGCCGTGGATTTCCTCGAAAGCCTGGACGTGCCTGCGTACAAGATCGCCAGTTTCGAGAACACCGATTTGCCGCTGATTCGTCGGGTCGCCGCCACCGGCAAACCGCTGATCATTTCCACCGGCATGGCCAGCGTCGCCGAGCTTGACGACACCGTGCGTGCCGCACGCGAGGCCGGTTGCAAGGATCTGGTCCTGCTTAAATGCACCAGCACGTACCCGGCGACCCCCGCTAACAGCAACGTGCGGACGATTCCTCACTTGCGGCAGTTATTTGGCTGTGAAGTTGGGTTGTCCGATCATTCCATGGGCGTCGGCGTGTCTGTCGCCGCGGTGGCGCTGGGCGCGACGGTGGTGGAAAAACATTTCACCCTCGACCGTGCCGCTGGAGGGGTGGACGCCAGTTTCTCCCTGGAGCCGGCAGAACTGGCCAGCTTGGTGATTGAAACCGAGCGCGCTTGGCAGGCAATGGGCCAAGTGCATTACGGCGTAACCGAGGCTGAGCGCAAGTCGCTGGTTTACCGCCGCTCGCTCTATGTCACTCTGGACATGGCCGCCGGTGAACCGTTCACGCTGGCCAATCTGCGGGCCATTCGTCCGGGGCTGGGTCTGGCGCCCAAACACGCTGAAAACCTTCTGGGCCGCCACGCTCGCCATGCCATTAAACGCGGTACGCCGCTTGACTGGTCGTTGGTCGAATAA
- a CDS encoding cephalosporin hydroxylase family protein: MNPHEQFREEVKENIEGLQQDKALQATSLDWVGTTARHKYTYNFSWMGRPIIQFPQDMVAMQEIIWSLRPDIIVETGIAHGGSLVFYASMLELAGHGEVLGIDIDIRQHNREAIEAHPMSKRIEMIQGSSIDPAIVDQVRQRIAGKKVLVVLDSNHTHEHVLEELRAYAPMVSVGSYCVVMDTVVEDMPEDAFPDRPWGKGDNPKTAVWAYLKENSDFEIDQAIHSKLLITVAPDGYLRRVR; this comes from the coding sequence ATGAATCCTCATGAGCAGTTTCGTGAAGAAGTAAAAGAAAATATCGAAGGCTTGCAACAGGACAAAGCCCTGCAAGCCACGTCGCTGGACTGGGTTGGCACAACCGCCCGGCACAAATACACCTATAACTTCAGCTGGATGGGGCGCCCGATTATTCAGTTCCCCCAGGACATGGTTGCCATGCAGGAGATCATTTGGTCACTGCGTCCGGACATCATCGTTGAAACCGGTATCGCCCACGGCGGCTCCCTGGTGTTCTACGCGTCGATGCTGGAGTTGGCCGGCCATGGTGAGGTGTTGGGCATCGATATCGATATTCGTCAGCACAACCGTGAGGCGATCGAAGCACACCCTATGAGCAAGCGGATTGAAATGATTCAAGGGTCGAGTATTGATCCGGCAATCGTCGATCAGGTTCGCCAGCGCATTGCGGGCAAGAAAGTGCTGGTCGTCCTGGACTCCAACCACACGCATGAGCATGTACTCGAAGAGCTCCGGGCGTATGCGCCAATGGTCTCGGTGGGTAGTTACTGCGTGGTCATGGACACGGTGGTTGAAGACATGCCCGAAGATGCGTTTCCGGATCGTCCCTGGGGCAAGGGTGATAACCCAAAAACTGCGGTATGGGCCTATCTGAAAGAAAATAGTGATTTCGAAATCGACCAGGCCATTCACAGCAAACTACTCATCACCGTCGCGCCGGACGGTTATCTGCGTCGTGTGCGTTAA
- the pseG gene encoding UDP-2,4-diacetamido-2,4,6-trideoxy-beta-L-altropyranose hydrolase → MRVLIRADASPTLGSGHIARCLTLAKVLQQQGAHVAFACRQLPGHRLDSLAGEGFETFVLPDRYPEEDPQQAIEAMLPWQADIAALGQALENQQAFDWIIVDHYGLDHHWQTAARCWAPRIAAVDDLATRTYSVDLLLNQNLSGTPEAYASLLAPHCRRLLGPRFALLRDEFCCAAIEIKPQAKRVLVNFGGFDAARQTHHAMLALADFPDLEVDFVAGANNPAWEAMQALAAHRPNWRLHAFVSDFYRLMTEADVFVGAGGGTSWERAAMGLPTICIAVSNNQQANGEVMATSGAHVFLGPREQVSVEQLRQAIGFVASNQGLRQSLAERSRQWVDGRGAQRVAAALAGAVLSVRKASDEDARLLFEGRNADSVRRWSLDSQLIEWPAHQAWLAASLSNEQRLLLIAESSDGPVGALRYDLHGASAEVSIYLFEGRFGLGWGKALLARGEAFVSGHWPLLQTITAQVLPANQPSLSLFREAGFNQSACAFTRVLKDHRND, encoded by the coding sequence ATGAGAGTGTTGATCCGCGCCGACGCCTCACCGACCCTCGGCAGCGGCCACATTGCCCGCTGCCTGACGCTGGCCAAGGTTTTGCAGCAGCAGGGCGCGCACGTGGCGTTTGCCTGTCGCCAGTTGCCGGGCCATCGGCTCGACAGCCTTGCTGGCGAAGGCTTTGAAACCTTCGTGCTGCCGGATCGCTATCCCGAAGAAGACCCGCAGCAAGCCATTGAAGCCATGTTGCCTTGGCAGGCAGACATTGCCGCCTTGGGTCAGGCGCTGGAAAATCAGCAGGCTTTCGACTGGATCATCGTCGACCACTACGGACTCGATCATCACTGGCAGACTGCGGCTCGCTGCTGGGCGCCAAGGATTGCAGCGGTGGATGACCTGGCGACGCGAACCTACAGCGTCGATCTGCTACTCAACCAGAATTTGTCGGGCACGCCAGAGGCCTATGCCTCACTGCTAGCGCCACATTGTCGGCGCTTGCTGGGGCCGCGTTTTGCGCTGCTTCGGGATGAGTTCTGCTGCGCGGCGATTGAAATCAAGCCCCAGGCCAAGCGGGTGCTGGTGAATTTTGGCGGCTTTGATGCCGCGCGGCAGACTCATCACGCGATGCTCGCATTGGCGGATTTTCCTGATCTGGAGGTCGACTTCGTTGCCGGTGCCAATAACCCGGCTTGGGAGGCAATGCAGGCGCTGGCGGCCCATCGACCGAACTGGCGCTTACACGCTTTTGTCAGCGATTTTTATCGATTGATGACTGAGGCCGATGTCTTTGTCGGCGCCGGTGGCGGCACCAGTTGGGAGCGCGCGGCCATGGGGCTGCCGACAATCTGTATTGCGGTGTCGAATAACCAGCAAGCCAACGGCGAGGTCATGGCGACCTCGGGTGCGCATGTGTTTCTAGGCCCGCGCGAGCAGGTCAGCGTCGAGCAACTGCGTCAGGCCATTGGGTTTGTTGCGAGCAATCAGGGGCTGCGTCAGAGCCTGGCCGAACGCTCTCGGCAATGGGTCGATGGCCGTGGCGCGCAACGCGTAGCGGCGGCGCTGGCCGGCGCGGTGTTATCGGTTCGCAAGGCGAGCGATGAGGATGCGCGATTGTTGTTCGAGGGGCGCAATGCCGATTCGGTTCGGCGCTGGTCGCTGGACAGTCAGCTTATCGAGTGGCCCGCACATCAGGCTTGGCTGGCGGCGAGCTTGAGCAATGAGCAACGTTTACTGTTGATCGCCGAGTCCAGTGATGGCCCGGTCGGCGCGCTGCGTTACGACCTGCACGGGGCCAGCGCTGAAGTCTCTATTTATCTGTTTGAAGGCCGTTTCGGTCTCGGCTGGGGCAAGGCGCTATTGGCTCGCGGCGAGGCCTTTGTGAGCGGCCACTGGCCGCTGCTGCAAACCATTACCGCTCAAGTATTGCCTGCCAACCAGCCGTCGCTGAGCTTGTTTCGCGAAGCCGGTTTCAACCAGAGTGCTTGCGCGTTCACGCGCGTACTGAAGGATCATCGCAATGACTAG
- the pseC gene encoding UDP-4-amino-4,6-dideoxy-N-acetyl-beta-L-altrosamine transaminase produces MIPYGRQSLDQADIDAVVAVLQSDWLTQGPTIERFEQAMAERCQADFAVAVCNATAALHIACLAAGLGPGDRLWTTPNTFLASANCGRYCGADVDFVDIDPLTWNLDAYALKAKLEVAEDNGTLPKVLVAVAFAGQSCDMRMIAELAERYGFTVIEDASHAVGASYAGRAVGCGDFAAMTVFSFHPVKIITSAEGGMVLTNRRDLAERLQRLRSHGMTRDPEQMTESSHGPWYYQQVELGFNYRITDLQAALGLSQLNKLDEFVARRRELAARYDRLLAYLPLTLPSAQPEAESAWHLYVVRLQLDRINRSHRQVFEGLRSAGVGVNLHYIPLHLQPYYRDLGFAEGDFAQAERYYAEAISLPLFPLLSNEQQDYVVEQLQRLIE; encoded by the coding sequence ATGATTCCCTACGGTCGGCAGAGTCTCGATCAGGCGGACATTGACGCCGTGGTCGCCGTGTTGCAGTCCGACTGGCTGACCCAGGGGCCGACCATCGAGCGTTTCGAGCAGGCCATGGCTGAACGTTGTCAGGCCGATTTCGCGGTCGCGGTGTGTAACGCCACGGCGGCATTGCACATTGCCTGCCTGGCAGCCGGACTCGGGCCGGGCGATCGCCTGTGGACCACGCCAAATACCTTTCTGGCCTCGGCCAACTGCGGTCGCTACTGTGGCGCCGACGTCGATTTTGTCGACATCGATCCGCTGACCTGGAACCTCGATGCCTATGCCCTGAAGGCCAAGCTGGAAGTTGCCGAGGACAACGGCACGCTACCCAAAGTGCTGGTGGCGGTGGCGTTTGCCGGACAGAGTTGCGATATGCGGATGATCGCCGAGTTGGCCGAACGCTATGGTTTCACGGTCATCGAGGATGCCTCCCATGCGGTCGGCGCGAGCTATGCCGGGCGTGCGGTGGGCTGTGGTGATTTTGCGGCGATGACGGTGTTCAGCTTTCACCCGGTGAAAATCATTACCAGTGCTGAGGGCGGCATGGTCCTGACCAATCGCCGTGACCTGGCCGAGCGCCTGCAACGCCTGCGCAGCCATGGCATGACCCGCGACCCGGAGCAGATGACCGAGTCCAGTCATGGGCCCTGGTACTACCAACAGGTTGAGCTGGGCTTCAATTACCGCATCACCGATCTGCAAGCGGCCCTCGGTTTGTCGCAACTGAACAAACTGGATGAGTTTGTTGCGCGTCGGCGTGAGCTGGCTGCGCGTTATGACCGATTGCTGGCGTATTTGCCGCTGACGCTGCCCAGCGCACAGCCTGAAGCTGAATCGGCGTGGCACCTGTACGTGGTGCGCTTGCAGCTCGACCGGATCAATCGCAGTCATCGACAGGTGTTCGAAGGGTTGCGGTCCGCCGGGGTCGGGGTGAATCTGCACTATATTCCACTGCATTTGCAGCCTTACTACCGAGACTTGGGCTTCGCCGAGGGCGACTTTGCCCAGGCCGAGCGCTACTACGCTGAGGCCATCAGCCTGCCGCTGTTTCCGTTGCTCAGCAATGAACAACAGGATTACGTGGTCGAGCAACTGCAACGGCTGATTGAATAA
- a CDS encoding ketoacyl-ACP synthase III: protein MIGIKSIASYVPVAGVDNYAQGAKFEKDEDFILGKIGSAFLPRKDAEQETSDLCVEAVNALFANNPGLKREAIDVLIVVTQNGDEEGLPHTAAIVQDKLGLPTTVAAFDISLGCSGYVYGIYAIKGFMEATGLKNGLLVTADPYSKIVDPEDRNTTMLFGDAATATWMGEDAPWQLGKAKFGTDGSGAPHLKVTDGVFYMNGRQVFNFALLKVPAHLRELLDESGLTADDVDAFCIHQGSAAIVDAVARRFEGEPEKFIKDMVETGNTVSSSIPLLLEKHVLDSSWKRVALSGFGVGLSWGSAIIYRP, encoded by the coding sequence ATGATTGGCATAAAAAGCATTGCGAGCTACGTTCCTGTAGCCGGCGTGGACAATTACGCGCAAGGTGCAAAGTTTGAAAAGGATGAAGACTTCATTCTGGGCAAGATCGGTTCAGCCTTCCTGCCGCGTAAAGACGCTGAGCAGGAAACCTCGGACCTGTGTGTCGAAGCCGTCAATGCGCTGTTCGCCAACAACCCAGGTCTGAAACGTGAAGCGATCGACGTGCTGATCGTTGTCACTCAAAACGGTGATGAAGAAGGTCTGCCACACACTGCCGCCATTGTTCAGGACAAGCTGGGCCTGCCGACCACTGTGGCGGCGTTCGACATCTCCCTGGGTTGCTCTGGTTACGTCTACGGTATTTATGCGATCAAAGGTTTCATGGAGGCCACGGGGCTGAAAAACGGCCTGTTGGTGACGGCCGATCCCTATTCCAAAATCGTCGATCCGGAAGACCGCAACACCACTATGTTGTTTGGCGATGCGGCTACCGCGACCTGGATGGGTGAAGACGCACCGTGGCAACTGGGCAAGGCCAAGTTCGGCACTGACGGTTCCGGCGCGCCGCACCTCAAAGTTACCGATGGCGTGTTCTATATGAACGGTCGTCAAGTGTTCAACTTTGCGTTGCTCAAAGTCCCGGCGCACTTGCGTGAACTGCTGGATGAGTCGGGGCTGACGGCTGACGATGTCGATGCCTTTTGCATTCATCAGGGCAGTGCGGCGATTGTTGACGCCGTGGCGCGACGCTTTGAAGGCGAACCAGAAAAATTCATCAAGGACATGGTCGAGACCGGCAACACAGTGTCGTCGAGCATTCCGTTGCTGCTGGAAAAACACGTCCTCGACTCGAGCTGGAAGCGCGTGGCGCTGAGCGGTTTTGGCGTGGGATTGTCTTGGGGCTCAGCGATCATCTATCGTCCTTGA
- a CDS encoding TIGR00180 family glycosyltransferase produces the protein MQGKSSSEHGSALNEQLTVVLISHERPAFLRRAVRFYSSLPCKILVLDSSVDPQPGMSGQFPNVDYQHLPQFGYWGIRAKLAHGIEQVTTPFMVFAADDDFLVHDALHEAVAFMGANPDYSMCHGYSMMYLALVNSVSYYRRDKKVCEDYSSEHVQDRVQDYMQQYIPPFYAVQRTALLRDWYHVMPHDTIFQWQEVGHTYYMLARGKVRILPIAYVVREINYVESDHKTEIYHSLAFTDAKSVAEREAFAGFLAGLPTQIRDLDAEQGKQFVLQSFEALADSLRTGRALCAELIFESSWTNAQGGPQRRFGPKQYVEMPFYNQAFFDQLTQFEFLLHAMPAGRVQLQGLEGIWTRQQDLMRPHNNDTPESIVDRLWLAHERNAFNRTVVKRLAAQLALLGQDEEAQAMHDWIARLEAVSLLDHHPTFDKMLSGRLLNWLASREPTPQEAESITQYLAANGGGPQFGIFLLDLDNNIDKLQVTLDSLLEGHSKAFKIVVFTTGEAPAATTAQNTLHFVRVTPSNVVDKLNLSARQSPCDWLLLAEAGDEFTAAGLLRASLELMSAPDCRAVATDEIQRTAEGALVNMFRPGLNLDLLQSLPAMMARHWLIRREVMLEVGGYQADFSKALEFDLLLRIIEQGGLNGLAHLDEPLLITPAPRLEENAHERQALLRHLGNRGYKAQITSTVPGTYQVDYRHVERPLVSIIVPAGDDLPVLQRCLDGMLLRTRYTRYEVLIAANPNQSAAVNDWLGTLQNARVRVLYAEQPLSDVALCNAVSQEAQGEYLVLLAADSEVVNPNWIESLLNHAQRPEVGVVGAKLVDRDGNITHAGLILGMNGGVGSAFVGERHDASVPLHRLSLEQNYSAVSKACLMVRKALFDDIGGLDDVVFAEGLSDVDLCLKASQAGYLTVWTPLVQVIHSGELPPVPQALDALREKWAAAFAQDPSYNANLALNGKGFTLGESAPVNWAQLLA, from the coding sequence ATGCAAGGCAAGTCCAGTTCTGAACACGGGTCGGCACTCAACGAACAGTTGACCGTGGTGCTGATTTCTCACGAGCGGCCAGCGTTTCTGCGACGGGCGGTACGTTTTTACAGCAGCTTGCCGTGCAAAATTTTAGTGCTGGACTCATCGGTTGATCCTCAGCCGGGTATGAGTGGTCAGTTCCCTAACGTGGATTATCAGCACCTGCCGCAGTTCGGTTACTGGGGAATCCGTGCCAAGTTGGCCCATGGCATTGAGCAAGTCACGACACCTTTCATGGTGTTCGCTGCTGACGATGACTTCCTTGTACATGACGCTTTGCACGAAGCCGTGGCGTTCATGGGTGCCAACCCCGATTACAGCATGTGTCATGGCTACAGCATGATGTATCTGGCATTGGTCAACAGCGTGAGTTACTACCGACGCGATAAGAAAGTCTGTGAAGACTATTCGTCAGAGCACGTCCAGGACCGCGTGCAGGACTATATGCAGCAGTACATCCCGCCGTTTTATGCCGTACAACGCACTGCACTTTTGCGTGACTGGTATCACGTCATGCCTCACGACACGATCTTTCAATGGCAGGAAGTCGGTCACACGTATTACATGCTGGCTCGGGGCAAAGTACGGATTCTGCCGATCGCTTATGTGGTGCGTGAAATCAACTACGTGGAATCCGATCACAAGACCGAGATTTATCACTCCCTTGCTTTTACCGATGCCAAATCAGTCGCCGAACGCGAAGCCTTTGCCGGTTTTCTGGCCGGGCTGCCGACTCAAATTCGTGACCTCGATGCGGAGCAGGGCAAACAGTTCGTGCTCCAAAGCTTTGAGGCACTGGCCGATAGCTTGCGCACGGGCCGGGCGCTGTGCGCCGAGCTGATTTTTGAATCGTCCTGGACGAATGCTCAAGGGGGGCCGCAGCGCCGGTTCGGTCCCAAGCAATACGTCGAAATGCCTTTTTATAACCAGGCATTTTTTGATCAGTTGACCCAATTCGAGTTTCTGCTGCATGCCATGCCGGCCGGACGTGTTCAGTTGCAAGGGCTGGAAGGTATCTGGACGCGTCAACAGGACTTGATGCGGCCGCACAATAACGACACGCCTGAAAGCATCGTCGACCGTTTGTGGCTGGCTCACGAGCGCAATGCGTTCAACCGCACGGTGGTCAAGCGTCTGGCGGCGCAACTGGCGCTGCTTGGCCAAGACGAAGAGGCGCAGGCGATGCATGACTGGATCGCTCGTCTTGAGGCGGTGTCGCTCCTGGACCATCACCCAACGTTCGACAAAATGCTCAGTGGCCGTCTGCTCAATTGGTTGGCGTCGCGCGAACCCACTCCCCAGGAGGCCGAGTCGATTACCCAGTATCTGGCGGCCAATGGCGGTGGTCCGCAGTTCGGTATCTTCTTACTCGACCTCGACAACAACATCGACAAGTTGCAAGTCACCCTCGACAGTCTGCTCGAAGGTCACAGCAAGGCGTTCAAAATCGTAGTCTTTACCACTGGCGAAGCACCCGCGGCCACCACGGCGCAAAACACCCTGCACTTTGTTCGTGTCACGCCAAGCAACGTTGTCGACAAGCTGAACCTGAGCGCGCGTCAATCGCCTTGCGATTGGCTGCTACTGGCTGAAGCGGGTGATGAATTCACTGCCGCCGGCCTGTTACGTGCGAGCCTGGAGTTGATGTCGGCGCCTGATTGCCGCGCGGTAGCCACCGACGAAATTCAGCGCACGGCTGAAGGCGCACTGGTGAATATGTTTCGTCCGGGCCTCAACCTTGACCTGCTGCAAAGCCTGCCAGCAATGATGGCGCGGCACTGGCTGATCCGTCGCGAGGTCATGCTCGAGGTGGGCGGTTATCAGGCCGACTTCAGCAAGGCCCTGGAATTCGATTTGCTGCTCCGCATCATCGAGCAGGGCGGCCTTAATGGGCTGGCGCACCTGGACGAACCGTTGCTGATCACCCCGGCGCCGCGGCTGGAGGAAAACGCCCATGAGCGCCAGGCGTTGTTGCGTCACTTGGGTAACCGTGGTTACAAGGCTCAAATCACCTCGACGGTGCCTGGCACCTACCAGGTCGATTACCGTCACGTCGAGCGTCCGCTGGTCTCAATCATCGTGCCGGCCGGAGACGATCTACCCGTGCTGCAACGTTGTTTGGACGGGATGCTGCTCAGAACCCGCTACACCCGCTATGAAGTGCTGATCGCTGCCAACCCGAATCAGTCTGCCGCTGTTAACGATTGGCTTGGCACGTTGCAGAACGCCAGGGTGCGTGTGTTGTATGCCGAGCAACCGCTGAGCGACGTGGCCTTGTGCAACGCCGTCAGCCAGGAGGCTCAGGGCGAGTACCTGGTGCTGCTGGCTGCCGACAGTGAAGTGGTCAATCCGAACTGGATCGAATCGCTGCTCAATCACGCTCAGCGTCCTGAAGTCGGCGTCGTGGGGGCCAAGTTGGTCGATCGTGACGGCAACATCACGCATGCCGGCTTGATCCTGGGGATGAATGGCGGTGTCGGCTCGGCCTTTGTGGGCGAGCGGCATGATGCCAGCGTGCCGCTGCATCGCCTGAGCCTGGAGCAGAATTACTCTGCGGTGTCGAAGGCCTGCCTGATGGTGCGTAAAGCGCTGTTCGATGACATCGGTGGTCTGGATGACGTCGTGTTTGCCGAAGGCTTGAGTGATGTTGATCTGTGCCTGAAGGCCAGTCAGGCCGGTTACCTCACCGTATGGACGCCGCTGGTTCAGGTCATTCATTCGGGTGAGTTGCCGCCAGTGCCACAGGCGCTCGATGCCTTGCGTGAAAAATGGGCTGCTGCGTTTGCTCAGGATCCGTCCTACAACGCCAACCTGGCGTTGAATGGCAAGGGTTTTACCCTGGGTGAAAGCGCCCCGGTGAACTGGGCGCAGTTGCTCGCATAA
- the pseB gene encoding UDP-N-acetylglucosamine 4,6-dehydratase (inverting) encodes MFNGKSIFISGGTGSFGRNFIRRLLEQYQPKRVVVFSRDELKQYEMQQTFNAPCMRYFLGDVRDAERLRQAMRGIDYVVHAAALKQVPAAEYNPTECIRTNVNGAENIIAAAIDNGVKQVVALSTDKAASPINLYGATKLLSDKLFVAANNIAGEQQTRFAVVRYGNVAGSRGSVVPFFSKLIAEGATELPITDERMTRFWITLDHGVQFVLDSFARMHGGEVFVPKIPSIRIVDLARGMAAHLPHKNVGIRPGEKLHELMVPLDDARMTLEFTDHYTIQPSIRFTSVDVDFAVDKLGEQGKPVSEDFEYRSDTNPQFLSVGQITDLHAELSA; translated from the coding sequence ATGTTCAACGGCAAATCGATTTTTATCTCCGGTGGCACCGGTTCGTTCGGGCGCAACTTCATCCGCCGCTTGCTGGAGCAATACCAGCCCAAGCGTGTCGTGGTGTTCTCGCGCGATGAACTCAAGCAATACGAAATGCAGCAAACGTTCAACGCGCCGTGCATGCGCTACTTCCTGGGTGATGTGCGCGATGCTGAGCGTTTGCGTCAAGCCATGCGTGGCATCGATTACGTGGTGCATGCTGCCGCCCTGAAGCAAGTGCCGGCGGCGGAATACAACCCCACCGAATGCATTCGTACCAACGTCAACGGCGCGGAAAACATCATCGCTGCCGCTATCGACAACGGCGTCAAACAAGTGGTCGCGCTGTCCACCGACAAGGCGGCCAGCCCGATCAATCTGTACGGCGCCACCAAGCTGCTGTCGGACAAACTGTTTGTGGCTGCCAACAACATTGCTGGCGAACAGCAGACCCGTTTTGCCGTGGTTCGATACGGTAACGTCGCCGGTTCGCGAGGATCGGTTGTGCCCTTTTTCAGCAAGCTGATTGCCGAGGGCGCCACGGAGCTGCCGATCACTGACGAGCGCATGACCCGTTTCTGGATCACCCTCGATCATGGCGTGCAATTTGTGCTGGACAGCTTTGCCCGGATGCACGGTGGTGAAGTGTTTGTGCCGAAGATTCCGTCGATCCGCATTGTCGATCTTGCGCGTGGCATGGCCGCGCATCTGCCACACAAAAACGTCGGTATTCGTCCGGGGGAAAAACTCCATGAGTTGATGGTGCCGCTGGACGATGCACGCATGACCCTGGAATTTACCGACCACTACACCATCCAGCCGTCGATCCGCTTCACCAGCGTCGATGTGGATTTCGCCGTGGACAAACTGGGCGAGCAGGGCAAGCCCGTCAGCGAAGACTTTGAGTACCGTTCCGACACCAACCCGCAGTTCCTTTCGGTCGGCCAGATCACCGACCTGCACGCGGAACTGTCGGCATGA
- the pseF gene encoding pseudaminic acid cytidylyltransferase produces MNNVAIIPARGGSKRIPRKNLKPFLGVPMIARSIQSALDSGLFARVVVSTDDDEIAELALACGAQVPFMRPANLADDFTGTAAVIGHALQELHRQGLSFEYVCCVYATAPLLQTRFLQQGLDVLAHHPDKSFAFSVCDFGFPVQRALTLDDQGALTALYPQFRDTRSQDLPAAYQDAGQFYWGRSAAWLRGEALYSPQSLPVILPRYLVQDIDTEEDWKRAEYLFAALKAGGELQ; encoded by the coding sequence TTGAACAACGTTGCAATCATCCCGGCTCGCGGTGGCAGCAAACGCATACCGCGCAAAAACCTCAAACCGTTCCTCGGTGTGCCAATGATTGCGCGCTCGATTCAGAGCGCTCTCGACTCAGGGTTGTTCGCCCGCGTAGTGGTCAGTACCGACGACGACGAGATCGCCGAGCTGGCTCTAGCCTGTGGCGCACAGGTGCCATTCATGCGGCCGGCCAACCTGGCCGATGACTTCACAGGCACGGCGGCGGTGATTGGTCACGCGCTGCAAGAACTGCATCGCCAGGGCCTGAGTTTTGAGTACGTCTGCTGCGTCTACGCGACCGCGCCGCTGTTGCAAACGCGGTTTTTGCAACAAGGGCTGGACGTGTTGGCGCACCACCCGGACAAGTCCTTTGCATTTTCGGTGTGTGACTTCGGTTTTCCGGTGCAGCGTGCCTTGACCCTTGACGATCAGGGCGCCTTGACCGCGTTGTACCCACAGTTCCGGGACACGCGTTCCCAAGACCTGCCGGCGGCTTATCAGGACGCCGGACAATTTTACTGGGGCCGCAGCGCGGCTTGGTTGCGCGGTGAGGCGTTGTATTCGCCGCAAAGCCTGCCGGTGATCCTGCCACGCTATCTGGTGCAAGACATCGACACTGAGGAAGACTGGAAGCGCGCCGAATATTTGTTTGCCGCGTTGAAGGCCGGCGGTGAGTTGCAATGA